A window of the Candidatus Jettenia caeni genome harbors these coding sequences:
- a CDS encoding glucose-1-phosphate adenylyltransferase, with amino-acid sequence MEFNIDSNTLKKVLVMILAGGQGERLYPLTKDRAKPAVPFGGIYRIIDFTLSNCINSMLRRICVLTQYKSYSLDRHLRIGWNIFNSELGEFIENVPPQKRIYDMWYQGTADAVYQNTYVLERERPEKVLILAGDHIYKMDYRELIEFHIAKKSDLTVPCIEVPVSEANRFGVIAINNEQQIIDFDEKPANPKPIPSNPGVALVSMGIYLFDTQILVKRIVDDAKKESNHDFGKNIIPSMINKDRVFAFVFNDKNNKAVKYWRDIGTLDSYWESNMDLIQIDPIFNLYDKCWPIRTYHEQLPPAKTVFSESFPGGRYAKVLDSLVSNGCIISGAHVERSVVSPDVRIDSHSEILDSVLMEGVRIGKNVKIRKAIIDKFVTVPDGKRIGYNLEEDARQFTITGKGIVVGHKEMPLL; translated from the coding sequence ATGGAATTCAATATAGATTCTAACACGCTGAAAAAAGTGCTTGTAATGATACTTGCAGGAGGACAGGGAGAACGGCTTTATCCTTTAACAAAAGACAGAGCAAAACCGGCGGTCCCTTTTGGTGGTATTTATCGTATCATTGACTTCACCTTGAGCAACTGCATCAATTCGATGCTGAGGAGGATTTGTGTATTAACACAATACAAATCTTATTCCCTGGACAGGCATTTAAGGATTGGATGGAATATATTTAACAGCGAATTAGGCGAGTTTATCGAGAACGTACCTCCTCAAAAAAGAATATACGATATGTGGTATCAGGGAACAGCCGATGCCGTATATCAGAACACCTATGTTCTCGAAAGAGAACGCCCTGAGAAGGTTTTGATCTTAGCTGGTGATCATATCTATAAAATGGATTATCGTGAGCTGATAGAATTCCATATAGCGAAAAAATCAGACCTTACGGTACCGTGCATTGAAGTACCCGTAAGCGAGGCAAACAGGTTTGGGGTTATAGCAATAAACAACGAACAACAAATTATAGATTTTGATGAAAAACCAGCCAACCCGAAACCCATCCCCTCAAATCCCGGAGTGGCGCTTGTATCTATGGGAATTTACCTCTTCGATACACAGATATTGGTAAAACGCATAGTTGACGACGCCAAAAAAGAATCGAACCATGATTTTGGGAAAAATATAATCCCCTCAATGATCAATAAAGACAGGGTGTTCGCATTTGTTTTTAATGACAAAAATAATAAAGCAGTGAAATACTGGAGAGATATAGGGACCCTTGACTCTTACTGGGAATCCAATATGGATCTTATCCAGATAGACCCTATTTTTAATCTCTATGATAAATGTTGGCCTATTCGTACCTATCACGAACAACTTCCCCCGGCAAAGACCGTGTTCTCAGAATCGTTTCCCGGAGGGAGATACGCTAAGGTTCTGGATTCTCTTGTATCCAACGGATGCATCATCAGCGGCGCTCACGTGGAAAGATCGGTCGTTTCTCCCGATGTAAGAATTGATTCCCATTCTGAAATCCTGGATTCAGTTTTAATGGAAGGGGTAAGGATTGGTAAAAATGTTAAAATCAGGAAAGCCATAATTGATAAATTTGTAACGGTTCCTGACGGAAAACGCATCGGATATAATTTAGAAGAAGATGCCAGGCAGTTTACTATTACGGGAAAAGGTATTGTTGTAGGACATAAAGAGATGCCTTTGCTTTGA
- a CDS encoding putative 6-phosphogluconate dehydrogenase translates to MQLGMIGLGRMGANMVRRLISGGHRCIVYNRTPDKVKEFINEGATGTTSLDEFVSKLSKPRVAWIMVPSGDPTEQMVLALGERMEPGDIIVDGGNSYYKDDVRRAKLLKGKGIHYVDVGTSGGIWGRERGYCLMIGGETDTVKHLLPLFKTLAPGRGEISRTPGRENTESTAEHGYLHCGPNGAGHFVKMIHNGIEYGMMQAYAEGFDILKNANSENLPEDCQYNFNFADIAEVWRRGSVVGSWLLDLTAMALLENPTLSDYSGFVQDSGEGRWTIMAAIEEGVPANVLSAALYTRFRSRQEHTFAEKLLSAMRFKFGGHVEYPVKG, encoded by the coding sequence ATGCAATTGGGTATGATTGGTTTGGGAAGAATGGGAGCAAACATGGTGCGGCGTTTAATAAGCGGAGGACATCGCTGTATTGTGTACAACCGGACCCCCGATAAAGTAAAAGAATTCATCAACGAAGGGGCAACCGGAACAACATCTCTGGACGAATTTGTCAGCAAGCTCAGCAAGCCGCGGGTAGCGTGGATTATGGTTCCCTCCGGTGATCCAACCGAACAGATGGTATTAGCATTGGGAGAGCGCATGGAGCCGGGCGACATTATCGTCGATGGTGGCAACTCTTACTACAAAGATGACGTGCGCCGTGCAAAGCTCCTGAAAGGGAAAGGGATTCATTATGTCGACGTAGGCACAAGCGGCGGCATCTGGGGACGTGAGCGCGGCTATTGCCTGATGATTGGGGGAGAAACTGATACTGTCAAACACCTCCTGCCCCTTTTCAAAACCCTTGCGCCAGGACGCGGAGAGATATCCCGTACCCCCGGACGTGAAAACACAGAAAGCACAGCCGAACATGGCTACCTTCACTGTGGTCCAAATGGCGCTGGTCATTTTGTCAAGATGATCCACAACGGTATCGAATATGGTATGATGCAGGCTTATGCGGAGGGTTTCGATATACTAAAAAACGCAAATTCGGAAAATCTACCCGAAGATTGTCAATATAACTTCAATTTCGCTGATATTGCCGAGGTATGGAGACGAGGGAGTGTTGTCGGGTCGTGGCTTCTTGATCTGACGGCAATGGCGCTTCTGGAAAATCCAACGCTATCTGACTACTCAGGATTTGTACAAGATTCCGGCGAAGGGCGGTGGACAATTATGGCGGCCATTGAAGAAGGTGTGCCAGCCAATGTACTCTCTGCTGCACTTTATACCCGTTTTCGCTCGCGGCAGGAACATACCTTTGCCGAAAAGCTGCTATCAGCCATGCGGTTTAAGTTTGGCGGCCATGTTGAATATCCTGTGAAAGGATAG
- a CDS encoding flavoredoxin, with protein sequence MKKSLGAKTIVYPTPVFIIGTYDKAGKPNAMNVAWGGLCCSSPPSIAISLRKATYTYGNITERKAFTVNIPSQTHAKEADYFGIASGGKEDKFATTKLTPVKSDLADAPYIKEFPLVLECKLTHTIEIGLHTQFIGEILDVKAEESVLGEGGSIDMEKLHPMLYAPDIRAYYGVGEYLGKAFSIGKQL encoded by the coding sequence ATGAAAAAGTCTTTAGGCGCAAAGACCATAGTATATCCAACCCCGGTATTTATTATCGGAACTTATGATAAGGCTGGAAAACCAAATGCAATGAACGTTGCATGGGGTGGTCTTTGCTGTTCCAGTCCGCCAAGCATCGCAATCTCCCTTCGGAAAGCAACGTATACGTATGGGAATATCACAGAACGGAAGGCCTTTACCGTAAACATCCCTTCTCAAACCCATGCAAAGGAGGCAGATTATTTTGGGATTGCTTCTGGAGGCAAAGAGGATAAATTCGCCACGACAAAACTTACTCCTGTTAAAAGCGATCTTGCAGACGCTCCTTACATTAAAGAATTTCCTCTTGTTTTAGAATGTAAACTAACACATACCATTGAAATAGGATTGCACACTCAATTTATTGGCGAGATCCTGGATGTCAAAGCTGAAGAATCTGTACTTGGAGAAGGCGGATCGATCGATATGGAAAAATTACACCCGATGTTATATGCACCTGATATCCGCGCCTATTATGGAGTCGGTGAATACCTCGGAAAGGCTTTCTCCATAGGTAAACAGCTTTAA
- a CDS encoding glucose-6-phosphate 1-dehydrogenase → MVFGDEKSKVIEPLGRISNPCIMVIFGASGDLAKRKLIPALYNLARERLLSREFAVVGFARRKMSHEEFREKISQDMKELGMGELDPDLWNWLVQRLYYLPGDVQDPNAYQQLQNLLTDVDKKHGTQGNYLYYLATDPEFFSRIIRQFGSAGLVREENGHWRRVIIEKPFGRDLDSARALNQEIREVLNESQIYRIDHYLGKETVQNILVFRFANGIFEPIWNRRYIDHVQITVAESIGVGQRGGYYDNAGALRDMVPNHIFQLLTLTAMEPPISFEANAVRDEQVKILRAIQYISPEEVLRYTVRGQYGEGIVGEQRTPAYRSEQNVSPNSYTETFVALKLYIDNWRWANVPFYLRTGKRLPCRVTEIAIQFKSAPFVLFRKTAVEHLKPNLLVLYIQPNEGISLNFGAKIPGPIVRMGAVDMEFRYADYFGSTPSTGHERLLYDCMLGDATLFQRADMVEAGWSVVSTIQDVWKALPYRKFPNYAAGTWGPQEADDLMARDGREWRKCTS, encoded by the coding sequence ATGGTATTCGGAGACGAAAAGAGTAAAGTTATTGAGCCGCTGGGGCGAATAAGTAACCCTTGCATCATGGTTATCTTTGGCGCTTCCGGCGATTTGGCTAAACGTAAACTCATCCCTGCGCTCTATAACCTGGCAAGAGAGCGCTTGCTCTCTAGAGAATTTGCGGTTGTCGGATTCGCCCGCCGCAAAATGAGTCATGAAGAATTCCGTGAAAAGATTAGCCAGGATATGAAAGAGCTTGGCATGGGTGAGCTTGATCCTGATTTGTGGAATTGGCTTGTCCAGCGACTTTATTATCTGCCAGGGGATGTCCAGGATCCAAATGCCTACCAACAGCTTCAGAATTTATTGACAGATGTGGATAAAAAGCATGGCACACAGGGAAATTATCTGTATTACCTCGCAACAGACCCTGAATTCTTTTCTCGAATTATCCGGCAATTCGGCTCTGCCGGACTTGTACGTGAAGAGAACGGCCACTGGAGAAGGGTCATAATTGAGAAGCCCTTCGGACGCGATCTGGATTCTGCGCGTGCCCTTAACCAGGAAATCAGAGAGGTACTAAACGAGAGTCAAATCTACCGCATTGACCATTACCTTGGTAAGGAAACTGTGCAAAATATCCTGGTATTTCGCTTCGCCAATGGCATTTTTGAGCCTATTTGGAATAGGCGTTACATCGATCATGTACAAATAACTGTTGCCGAGAGTATTGGCGTAGGACAACGCGGCGGATACTACGATAACGCAGGGGCTTTACGCGACATGGTGCCTAATCATATATTCCAGTTGCTTACCTTGACGGCAATGGAACCGCCTATCTCCTTTGAGGCAAATGCAGTACGAGACGAGCAGGTTAAGATTTTACGCGCTATTCAATATATATCACCGGAAGAAGTCCTCAGGTATACCGTAAGAGGGCAGTATGGCGAAGGCATTGTTGGAGAACAAAGGACGCCTGCTTATCGGTCGGAGCAGAATGTCTCTCCTAACTCTTATACTGAAACATTCGTAGCATTAAAGCTGTATATAGACAACTGGCGCTGGGCAAACGTTCCTTTTTATCTTCGGACGGGAAAACGGCTTCCCTGCCGTGTTACCGAAATTGCCATTCAATTTAAGAGCGCCCCTTTTGTGCTGTTTCGCAAGACGGCTGTTGAGCACTTGAAACCTAATTTACTGGTACTTTATATCCAGCCTAACGAGGGTATTTCGTTAAACTTCGGAGCTAAAATACCAGGCCCAATCGTACGAATGGGCGCCGTCGATATGGAATTTCGCTATGCAGACTATTTTGGCAGCACACCGAGCACCGGACATGAGAGGTTGCTCTATGATTGCATGCTGGGAGATGCAACCCTGTTTCAACGAGCTGATATGGTTGAAGCAGGCTGGAGCGTGGTATCCACAATCCAGGACGTATGGAAAGCGCTCCCTTATCGGAAATTTCCCAATTATGCCGCCGGAACCTGGGGGCCGCAAGAAGCCGATGATTTAATGGCAAGAGACGGGCGGGAGTGGAGAAAGTGCACCTCATAA
- a CDS encoding glucose 1-dehydrogenase has translation MRRLEGKNALITGATSGIGYAIAARFSQEGANVAINYRQDDEKVEDVLSTIRNICLSVKGFGCKDLTVQGDVSKEDDVVRMFHEVIKEWGRLDIMVNNAGIQKSSVSHETTMENFDKVIAVNLRGAYVCAREAIKHFLSREGGGVILNNSSVHEIIPKPNYLSYAISKGGMGNLTRTLALEYADRGIRVNAVGPGAIITPINKAWTDDPNRRAEVERHIPMGRSGTPEEIAAVFAFLASDDASYITGQTIYACGGLTLYPDFRKDWSSAGG, from the coding sequence ATGAGAAGATTAGAAGGAAAAAATGCTCTGATAACAGGCGCAACCTCAGGTATTGGCTATGCTATTGCTGCCCGATTTTCACAAGAGGGCGCAAATGTCGCTATTAATTATCGTCAAGATGATGAAAAAGTTGAAGATGTCCTGTCTACTATCCGAAATATTTGTCTATCGGTAAAGGGCTTTGGCTGTAAGGATCTCACGGTTCAGGGCGATGTATCAAAAGAGGATGATGTGGTAAGGATGTTCCATGAAGTTATAAAAGAATGGGGGAGGTTGGATATCATGGTAAACAACGCAGGTATCCAGAAATCAAGTGTAAGCCACGAGACCACCATGGAAAATTTTGACAAGGTTATAGCAGTTAATCTTCGCGGCGCTTATGTATGTGCCCGTGAGGCAATAAAGCATTTTTTATCCCGCGAAGGAGGCGGGGTAATCCTCAACAACTCCAGCGTTCACGAAATTATTCCTAAACCTAACTATCTCAGTTACGCCATTAGTAAAGGTGGCATGGGAAATCTAACCAGGACCCTGGCGTTGGAATATGCGGACAGAGGAATACGGGTCAATGCTGTAGGTCCTGGGGCAATCATTACTCCCATAAATAAAGCCTGGACTGATGACCCGAATCGACGGGCGGAAGTAGAAAGACATATTCCTATGGGTCGTTCCGGAACCCCTGAAGAAATTGCTGCTGTATTTGCCTTTTTGGCTTCGGATGATGCTTCGTATATTACCGGCCAAACCATATACGCCTGCGGCGGACTTACCCTTTATCCGGATTTCCGTAAAGACTGGTCCTCTGCTGGTGGATAA
- a CDS encoding ribose 5-phosphate isomerase B, translating to MRIAIGADHEGFMLKENLIMYLRELKYEVVDVGTHNTESVDYPDFAEAVGIAIREGRADRGILICCSGVGASVAATKIPDIRAGLCHDTYSAHQGVEHDDMNILVLGACVVGRDLARELVRAFVGAKFTGEERHRRRLEKIRVLEKRYHQQTIHGKQKEL from the coding sequence ATGCGGATTGCTATTGGAGCCGACCATGAGGGATTCATGTTGAAGGAAAACCTTATCATGTATCTGCGTGAACTAAAATACGAAGTCGTGGACGTGGGCACACACAACACCGAATCTGTAGATTATCCTGATTTTGCCGAAGCTGTTGGGATTGCCATAAGAGAAGGCCGCGCCGACCGTGGTATTCTCATCTGCTGTAGCGGTGTTGGGGCTTCCGTGGCAGCAACCAAGATACCTGACATTCGCGCCGGGCTCTGCCACGATACCTACTCTGCTCATCAGGGGGTAGAGCACGACGACATGAATATTCTTGTGCTCGGGGCATGCGTGGTCGGGCGTGATTTGGCCCGAGAACTTGTTCGGGCGTTTGTGGGAGCTAAATTTACCGGCGAGGAACGACACCGCCGCAGACTGGAAAAAATTCGTGTACTGGAGAAACGATATCACCAGCAAACGATACATGGGAAGCAGAAGGAGCTATGA
- a CDS encoding two-component response regulator yields MKTILVVEDDKNQLLLYKNELSLEGYNIITAMDGCEAVSKARDYSPDLIIMDIQMPKMDGIESIGKILGERRNVPIIINTAYSNYKNKFASWSADAYIIKSSDLNELKEKIKELIR; encoded by the coding sequence ATGAAAACTATTCTTGTGGTAGAAGATGATAAAAACCAACTCTTACTCTATAAAAATGAGTTGTCACTAGAAGGATACAATATTATTACGGCAATGGATGGTTGTGAAGCAGTAAGCAAGGCGCGGGATTATTCTCCAGACCTGATTATCATGGATATTCAAATGCCCAAGATGGACGGTATCGAATCCATTGGTAAAATTTTAGGTGAGCGGAGGAATGTGCCTATCATTATTAATACCGCTTATAGCAATTATAAAAACAAATTTGCGTCATGGTCAGCCGATGCTTATATTATTAAGTCATCAGATTTGAACGAATTAAAAGAAAAGATAAAGGAATTAATACGTTAG
- a CDS encoding glycoside hydrolase, producing MPRDIPVGNGSMLVAFDREYQIRDFYYPHVGQENHSIGHPSRMGVWVDGQFSWLNSEWQKILNYKEDTLVTDVKAKNNRLKIELQMYDTVDFHLNIFVKEIIVRNLEGRDREIRLFFNHDFHIYGNEVGDTAYYDPDTRAVIHYKAQRYFLINCCDPNKCGIDHFATGIKEVLGAEGTWRDAEDGKLSGNPIAQGSVDSTLGINLEVKAYGENVAHYWIAAGTKHREVVRLNKIIWEKTPEELIRRTENYWKLWVNKEMINFYDLPQKIVSFFKRSLLIIRTQIDAHGAIIAANDSDIISMGRDTYSYMWPRDGALVAYALIKCGYMDVTKQFFKFCAEVLSAEGYLLHKYNPDGSFASSWHPWLKDNQKSLPIQEDGIALVIWALWNHYHEFRDIEFVKPLYKSLIINTAEFMVRFRDEETGLPLSSYDLWEERYGVHTFTVSAVIAGLRAAGNFACAFGEQEYGRKYYDIANNMKNALITYFYQEKEERFARMGTKTLKGYELDMTADASLFGLVTLDVFSPELSIIASTMNAVKEELRVKTSVGGVARYTNDYYHQVSNDIERIPGNPWFICTLWLADYEIAKARNLTELNSVLSIVEWVVDRAFASGVLAEQVNPYTNEPLSVSPLTWSHAAFVTVLVKYMEKREKIAVCAECGNSVLYMHRHAQKPCDSELH from the coding sequence ATGCCCAGAGACATCCCTGTAGGAAATGGTTCAATGTTGGTTGCTTTTGACCGGGAATATCAGATCAGAGATTTCTATTATCCTCACGTAGGACAGGAAAATCACAGTATTGGACATCCATCGAGGATGGGTGTCTGGGTCGATGGCCAATTTAGTTGGTTAAATAGCGAATGGCAAAAGATATTAAACTATAAAGAAGACACCTTAGTGACTGATGTAAAGGCAAAAAATAACCGGCTGAAGATTGAACTCCAGATGTATGATACGGTAGATTTCCATTTGAATATTTTTGTGAAAGAAATTATCGTAAGAAATCTGGAAGGAAGAGATCGGGAAATACGGCTGTTTTTTAATCACGATTTTCATATTTATGGAAATGAAGTTGGGGATACGGCCTATTACGATCCGGATACAAGAGCAGTCATTCATTATAAGGCACAACGATATTTTTTAATTAATTGCTGCGATCCGAATAAATGCGGCATAGATCATTTTGCTACCGGGATCAAGGAAGTATTGGGCGCTGAAGGAACATGGAGGGACGCAGAAGATGGCAAATTAAGTGGCAATCCTATTGCTCAGGGTTCGGTTGATTCTACCCTTGGTATTAATCTCGAAGTAAAGGCATACGGTGAAAATGTAGCACATTATTGGATTGCAGCAGGAACAAAACACCGTGAAGTCGTGAGATTAAACAAGATAATTTGGGAAAAAACACCTGAAGAGTTAATCCGTCGCACGGAAAATTACTGGAAACTATGGGTCAATAAAGAGATGATTAACTTTTATGATCTTCCCCAAAAAATTGTTTCCTTTTTTAAAAGAAGCCTGCTGATTATCCGGACACAAATTGATGCACACGGTGCCATTATTGCTGCAAATGATTCTGATATTATTAGCATGGGAAGAGATACCTATTCTTATATGTGGCCACGGGATGGCGCCCTGGTTGCATATGCCCTTATTAAGTGTGGGTATATGGATGTCACGAAACAATTTTTTAAATTCTGCGCAGAGGTTCTTTCTGCCGAAGGCTACCTCCTCCATAAGTATAATCCAGATGGATCTTTTGCCAGCTCGTGGCACCCCTGGCTGAAGGATAACCAAAAGAGCCTTCCCATTCAGGAGGATGGGATCGCCCTGGTTATTTGGGCATTGTGGAATCATTATCATGAATTCAGGGATATTGAATTTGTGAAACCTCTGTACAAAAGCCTCATAATCAATACCGCAGAATTTATGGTTAGGTTTCGCGATGAAGAAACAGGCTTGCCGCTTAGTTCATATGATTTATGGGAAGAGCGTTACGGAGTGCATACCTTTACCGTATCAGCCGTAATCGCAGGCCTCCGGGCTGCAGGCAACTTTGCCTGTGCATTCGGCGAGCAAGAATATGGCAGAAAATATTATGATATCGCAAACAACATGAAAAATGCCCTGATAACGTATTTTTATCAGGAGAAAGAAGAGCGGTTTGCAAGGATGGGCACGAAGACCTTAAAAGGGTACGAACTCGACATGACGGCAGATGCAAGTCTTTTTGGACTTGTTACCCTCGATGTATTCAGCCCGGAATTATCAATAATTGCATCAACTATGAATGCCGTTAAAGAGGAGCTGCGGGTAAAAACCTCTGTGGGTGGAGTTGCCAGGTATACGAATGATTATTATCATCAGGTCAGTAATGATATCGAGCGTATACCTGGAAACCCCTGGTTTATCTGTACCTTGTGGCTGGCAGATTATGAGATTGCGAAGGCGAGGAATTTGACTGAGCTAAACAGCGTGTTGTCTATTGTGGAGTGGGTTGTCGACAGGGCATTCGCCTCTGGTGTCCTCGCTGAACAGGTTAACCCATATACCAACGAACCATTATCCGTATCTCCTTTAACCTGGAGCCATGCAGCATTTGTTACCGTATTGGTAAAGTATATGGAGAAACGAGAAAAGATTGCAGTATGTGCTGAATGTGGCAATTCAGTGCTTTATATGCACCGGCATGCCCAAAAACCCTGTGATTCTGAGTTACATTAA
- a CDS encoding transposase, translating into MKQQKRDVKKLAGTDKRPLQEQKKKKSKKDYRVRNWSEYTEALRQRGSLDVWIDEGVQEKWNAEPTGQRGSPPTYSDLAITSTLQLGIVFHQRLRQTEGLVKSLFRLMNIPLKVPDYSTLSRRGETVGISLAKEKKENLVLVLDSSGLKVYGEGEWKVRQHGYTKRRTWRKIHLSITPDGEIRAQELTENSTGDSEVVDKLLSQEESRIDTFAGDGSYDKRKVYESCKRRGILRILIPPRKDAKIWQHGNCSTEPHVRDETIRHIRRTSLRQWKERVGYHVRSLVENAIFRFKTIFGDRLYARNLAQQRTEVGIKASVLNRMMKLGMPESYAIS; encoded by the coding sequence ATGAAGCAACAGAAACGGGACGTAAAGAAACTAGCAGGAACAGATAAAAGGCCGCTCCAAGAACAGAAAAAGAAGAAATCAAAGAAGGACTACCGGGTAAGAAACTGGTCAGAGTATACAGAGGCATTAAGACAAAGAGGGTCTCTTGATGTATGGATAGATGAGGGGGTACAAGAGAAATGGAATGCAGAGCCAACGGGCCAAAGAGGGTCTCCCCCTACGTATAGTGATCTGGCCATAACATCAACGCTTCAGTTGGGTATCGTATTTCATCAAAGACTTCGTCAAACAGAAGGATTAGTCAAATCACTGTTTCGGCTCATGAATATCCCTCTGAAGGTTCCTGATTATTCAACCCTGTCTCGAAGAGGTGAAACAGTGGGAATTTCTTTAGCGAAAGAGAAGAAAGAGAATCTGGTATTAGTCCTTGATAGCAGTGGGTTAAAGGTCTATGGGGAAGGGGAATGGAAGGTAAGACAGCATGGATATACCAAGAGAAGAACATGGAGAAAGATTCATTTGTCCATTACTCCTGATGGAGAGATAAGAGCACAAGAGCTTACCGAGAATAGTACTGGTGATTCAGAGGTAGTAGATAAGCTTCTAAGCCAGGAAGAGTCAAGGATTGATACCTTTGCCGGTGATGGCTCCTATGATAAGAGGAAGGTCTATGAGAGTTGTAAGAGAAGAGGGATTCTCAGAATACTTATTCCTCCGAGGAAGGATGCAAAGATATGGCAGCATGGCAACTGCAGTACAGAGCCACATGTCCGAGATGAGACGATAAGGCATATCAGAAGAACTTCCCTAAGACAGTGGAAAGAGCGTGTTGGTTACCACGTCCGCTCTCTGGTTGAGAATGCGATATTTCGATTCAAAACCATCTTTGGCGATAGGCTTTATGCCAGAAATCTTGCTCAACAAAGAACAGAAGTAGGTATCAAGGCATCTGTTTTAAACCGTATGATGAAATTAGGAATGCCGGAAAGTTATGCGATCTCATAA
- a CDS encoding 6-phosphogluconolactonase, whose translation MASDDYEIQIVANLDELSRRVAEEFISRTREAIQAKGFFTGVLSGGSTPKALYTLLASNRYLDQVSWLKIHVFWGDERCVPPTHPESNFRMASDSLLSKVPIPKENIHRMPAEQEDHDRAAQEYEHMLKTFFRLKTGEYPRFDLVLLGMGDDGHTASLFPGTAALKETKRLVVANYIEKLHTYRLTLTAPVINYASNIMFLISGEPKASILKEVVEGAYEPSRLPTQLIQPVEGRLVFLVDRTAASKLTKENPRTL comes from the coding sequence ATGGCTTCCGATGACTATGAAATCCAGATTGTAGCGAATCTTGATGAATTAAGCCGCAGGGTAGCAGAAGAATTTATTTCCCGGACAAGGGAAGCAATACAGGCGAAGGGGTTCTTCACGGGTGTGCTGTCTGGAGGTTCAACACCCAAGGCGCTCTATACGTTACTCGCCAGCAACCGATATCTCGATCAGGTTTCCTGGTTGAAAATACATGTATTCTGGGGCGATGAGCGATGCGTGCCTCCAACCCATCCGGAAAGTAATTTTCGCATGGCAAGCGATTCACTGCTCAGCAAAGTTCCGATTCCAAAAGAGAATATTCATCGAATGCCAGCCGAACAGGAAGATCACGACCGTGCAGCACAAGAATACGAGCACATGCTAAAAACATTCTTCCGTCTAAAAACAGGAGAGTATCCACGGTTTGATCTGGTTCTCCTTGGCATGGGTGATGACGGACATACGGCCTCTCTCTTTCCGGGAACGGCTGCACTTAAGGAAACGAAACGTCTGGTCGTTGCCAATTATATAGAGAAGCTTCACACATACCGCCTCACACTAACGGCCCCGGTAATTAATTATGCCAGCAATATCATGTTTCTCATTTCGGGAGAGCCAAAGGCTTCTATCCTAAAAGAAGTGGTTGAAGGCGCCTACGAGCCCAGCCGTCTCCCCACCCAACTAATCCAACCAGTGGAAGGAAGGCTTGTATTTCTTGTGGACCGAACAGCTGCCAGCAAACTGACGAAAGAAAATCCGCGAACTCTATGA